A region from the Tepidibacillus fermentans genome encodes:
- the pyrE gene encoding orotate phosphoribosyltransferase codes for MDQKEIFNLFQELGVLKEGHFLLTSGRHSNKYMQMAQLLQYPKHTEKLCRILTEKVPEKEIDSVVSPAVGGIIVGYEMSRILGVRNIFCERENGKMTLRRGFQIRPGEKVLVVEDVVTTGGSVKEVIEVVKENGGEVIGVCVLVDRSNGKVDFGVPFQSLISIELESYDQESCPICKEGNIPVIKPGSRGLR; via the coding sequence ATGGATCAGAAAGAAATTTTCAATTTATTTCAAGAATTAGGAGTTCTAAAGGAAGGGCATTTTCTCCTCACATCAGGACGTCATTCTAACAAATACATGCAGATGGCTCAATTATTACAATATCCAAAACACACCGAGAAACTGTGTCGAATTTTAACTGAGAAAGTACCTGAAAAAGAAATCGATTCAGTCGTTTCTCCAGCTGTTGGCGGGATTATCGTAGGTTATGAAATGTCAAGAATCTTAGGAGTTAGAAATATCTTTTGTGAACGGGAAAACGGGAAGATGACATTACGAAGGGGTTTTCAGATTCGACCTGGTGAAAAAGTGCTGGTTGTCGAAGATGTGGTCACCACTGGTGGTTCGGTAAAAGAAGTGATTGAAGTAGTAAAAGAGAACGGCGGAGAAGTCATCGGTGTTTGTGTTCTCGTTGATCGCAGTAATGGAAAAGTAGATTTCGGTGTTCCTTTTCAATCTCTCATATCCATAGAATTGGAATCCTATGATCAGGAATCGTGCCCGATCTGTAAAGAGGGAAACATCCCAGTAATCAAACCAGGAAGTCGGGGATTAAGATAA
- the gnd gene encoding phosphogluconate dehydrogenase (NAD(+)-dependent, decarboxylating) codes for MQIGLIGLGKMGYNIALNMRDHGHQVVAYNRSPEKVKQIEKEGITGAYSIEELVNKLEGRRVIWIMIPAGDPVDQMIDALVPLLNKNDIIIDAGNSNYKDTLRRYEQLKAKGIDFVDVGTSGGMSGARNGACTMIGAEDDVFLYIEPLVRDISVENGYLHTGRNGSGHFVKMVHNGIEYGMMQAIGEGFEIMEKSQFDLDLQKVARVFNHGSVIRSWLIELTESAFSKDPHLDSIKGVMHSSGEGLWTVQEALDLRVPAPVITESLFMRYRSEQKDTFTGKVVAALRNEFGGHAVEKK; via the coding sequence ATGCAAATTGGATTGATTGGCTTAGGGAAAATGGGCTATAATATCGCCTTAAATATGAGAGATCATGGTCATCAAGTGGTGGCATATAATCGTTCACCAGAAAAAGTGAAGCAGATTGAAAAAGAAGGAATCACAGGAGCTTATAGTATTGAAGAGCTTGTGAACAAGCTTGAAGGAAGAAGAGTAATTTGGATCATGATACCTGCAGGGGATCCAGTTGACCAAATGATTGATGCGTTGGTACCACTTTTAAACAAAAATGACATCATTATTGATGCAGGAAACTCAAACTATAAAGATACTTTAAGAAGATATGAGCAATTAAAAGCAAAAGGGATCGATTTTGTGGATGTAGGAACAAGTGGTGGAATGTCAGGTGCTAGAAATGGAGCTTGTACGATGATTGGTGCTGAAGATGATGTATTCCTATATATTGAACCTTTAGTAAGAGACATTAGTGTCGAAAATGGTTACTTACATACAGGACGAAATGGTTCGGGTCACTTTGTTAAAATGGTTCATAACGGAATCGAATATGGGATGATGCAAGCGATTGGTGAAGGGTTTGAAATCATGGAAAAAAGTCAATTTGACCTTGATCTGCAAAAAGTCGCCAGAGTCTTTAATCATGGATCGGTGATCCGTAGTTGGTTAATCGAATTAACAGAGTCAGCCTTTTCCAAAGATCCCCATTTAGATTCTATTAAAGGAGTTATGCATTCTTCAGGTGAAGGGTTATGGACGGTTCAAGAGGCATTAGACCTGAGAGTTCCAGCACCAGTTATCACCGAATCTTTATTTATGAGATACCGTTCTGAACAGAAAGATACATTTACAGGTAAAGTGGTTGCAGCTTTACGTAACGAATTCGGTGGTCATGCTGTCGAAAAAAAATAA
- the zwf gene encoding glucose-6-phosphate dehydrogenase: MNTDLSNIFVIFGGTGDLTYRKLIPALYNLHHENQLPEHFAVVSIGRRDKTSEQYRNELVDSVKQFSRFPFIEEAWKTLEDRIYYEQFDFSQDEGYYHLKEFLQQLDQKYQTNGNRIYYLAVAPEYFGFIAEKLKIHGLIENQRSWKRVVIEKPFGRDLQSARELNQQMIQVFTEENTYRIDHYLGKEMLQNIMVIRFANALFEPIWNHRYIDHIQISSSETVGVENRGGYYEKAGALRDMIQNHMLQLLTLTAMEPPINLKTESIRDEKVKVLRSIEEFTKETVIKNTVRGQYGPGKIKGKNVSGYREEERVSPTSTTETFAALKLHINNFRWSGVPFYIRTGKRMPSKSTEVIVQFKQLEHTLYFKEYKDYLMPNLLVIRIQPLEGVYLQFNAKQPGTKNHIVPVKMDFCQNCQVGSNSPEAYERLIYDVMKGDSTLFTRWDEVEYSWKLVDTIAEVWQNQPIVFPNYPSGTWGPKEADELLHRDRRRWWNVGEGELMKL, encoded by the coding sequence ATGAACACCGATTTATCCAACATCTTTGTGATCTTTGGTGGAACAGGGGATTTAACCTATCGCAAATTGATTCCTGCACTCTACAATTTACATCATGAAAACCAACTACCAGAACATTTTGCGGTCGTTTCCATCGGTAGAAGAGACAAAACAAGTGAACAATATCGTAATGAATTAGTGGATTCCGTAAAACAGTTTTCCAGATTCCCGTTTATCGAGGAAGCATGGAAAACCCTAGAAGACCGAATCTATTATGAGCAGTTTGATTTTTCTCAGGATGAAGGGTATTACCATTTGAAGGAATTTCTTCAGCAATTAGATCAAAAATACCAAACAAACGGAAATCGTATTTATTACTTGGCAGTTGCTCCAGAATACTTTGGATTCATTGCTGAGAAATTAAAAATTCATGGATTAATAGAGAATCAAAGATCATGGAAACGAGTTGTAATAGAAAAGCCATTTGGCAGGGACCTCCAATCTGCCAGAGAATTAAATCAGCAAATGATACAAGTTTTTACTGAGGAAAATACATATCGTATCGATCATTATTTAGGTAAAGAAATGCTGCAAAACATTATGGTGATCCGTTTTGCTAATGCCCTTTTTGAACCCATTTGGAACCATCGATATATTGACCATATTCAAATTTCCTCAAGTGAGACGGTGGGAGTTGAAAACCGGGGTGGCTACTATGAAAAAGCGGGGGCACTCCGGGATATGATTCAAAACCATATGCTACAACTTCTCACGTTAACGGCTATGGAACCGCCGATTAATCTTAAAACGGAGTCCATTCGGGATGAAAAGGTAAAGGTTTTGCGTTCCATTGAAGAATTCACGAAAGAAACCGTAATCAAAAATACGGTCCGTGGGCAATACGGTCCAGGAAAGATCAAAGGAAAAAATGTATCTGGATATCGGGAGGAAGAACGGGTTTCCCCTACTTCCACAACAGAAACATTTGCAGCTTTAAAATTACATATCAACAATTTTCGTTGGTCAGGGGTACCATTTTATATTCGCACAGGAAAACGAATGCCATCAAAGTCAACAGAGGTCATCGTTCAATTCAAACAACTAGAACACACGTTATATTTTAAAGAATACAAAGACTATTTAATGCCAAACCTCTTAGTCATTCGAATTCAGCCCCTTGAAGGGGTCTATTTGCAATTTAATGCCAAACAGCCTGGAACCAAGAATCACATTGTCCCTGTGAAAATGGATTTTTGTCAGAATTGTCAAGTGGGGAGCAATTCACCAGAAGCTTATGAACGATTAATATACGATGTTATGAAAGGAGATTCTACTTTATTTACTCGCTGGGATGAAGTGGAATATTCATGGAAACTGGTCGATACCATTGCCGAAGTTTGGCAAAACCAGCCTATTGTTTTTCCTAACTATCCATCTGGCACATGGGGACCAAAGGAAGCGGATGAATTGCTCCACCGTGACAGGCGAAGATGGTGGAATGTTGGAGAAGGGGAGCTGATGAAACTATGA
- the rpiA gene encoding ribose-5-phosphate isomerase RpiA, producing MNAKQLVGEKAVDYIKDGMVVGLGTGSTVYWTIQKLGQLVKEGLSIKGIPTSVRTEELAKELGIPLTDFASVDRIDVTIDGADEIDSELNLIKGGGGALLREKIVAAASAQLIIVADESKLVKQLGQFPLPVEVIPFGWENTMKKIAEFGCQPRLRLVDDKPDITDNGNYILDCKFDKITKPEQLNKELNTIPGVVENGLFPNIANMFLIGKKDGKVNVITNMR from the coding sequence ATGAATGCAAAACAACTTGTAGGAGAAAAAGCAGTGGATTACATAAAAGATGGAATGGTTGTTGGATTAGGGACTGGATCTACTGTTTATTGGACAATTCAAAAACTAGGTCAATTAGTGAAAGAAGGGCTATCTATAAAAGGAATACCCACATCTGTGAGAACTGAAGAATTAGCCAAAGAGTTAGGAATTCCTCTTACAGATTTCGCAAGTGTCGATCGGATCGATGTCACCATTGATGGAGCAGATGAAATTGACTCTGAATTAAATTTAATTAAGGGGGGAGGAGGAGCATTACTTAGAGAAAAAATTGTAGCTGCAGCTAGTGCTCAATTAATCATTGTTGCTGATGAATCAAAATTAGTCAAACAACTTGGTCAATTTCCATTACCCGTAGAAGTCATACCTTTTGGTTGGGAGAATACAATGAAAAAAATAGCGGAATTTGGCTGTCAGCCCCGCTTAAGACTTGTAGATGATAAGCCCGACATAACCGATAACGGAAACTATATATTGGATTGTAAGTTTGACAAGATCACAAAACCTGAACAACTAAACAAAGAACTGAATACAATTCCAGGGGTTGTTGAGAATGGATTATTCCCTAATATAGCAAATATGTTTCTCATTGGGAAAAAGGATGGAAAGGTGAATGTTATAACGAATATGAGGTGA
- a CDS encoding Bax inhibitor-1/YccA family protein, which translates to MRSSNPVLKRLTNEEQIDLTYRMSVEGTINKVFILFMIVMGSAFVLWSRYMEGGVDAIGSWMIIGLIGGLISALLTSFIPRIAVIAAPIYAVFEGMALGGLSAMYEQRYQGITIQAVGLTFGVFLVMIMIYRFRIINVNAKFRKMVVGATLGVLLVYIIDLIMSFFGSQLTFIHDSSPLSIFISLFVVGIAAFNFVLDFDMIEQGSKMGLPKYMEWYGAFSLIVTLVWLYVEILDLLRKLKR; encoded by the coding sequence ATGAGAAGTTCAAATCCTGTTTTAAAACGTTTAACGAATGAAGAGCAAATTGATCTTACGTATCGAATGTCGGTAGAGGGAACCATTAATAAAGTTTTTATACTCTTTATGATTGTCATGGGTTCAGCTTTCGTTTTGTGGAGTCGATATATGGAAGGTGGAGTCGATGCCATTGGTTCATGGATGATTATTGGACTAATCGGTGGTCTTATCTCTGCCTTGCTTACATCATTTATACCAAGGATCGCTGTGATTGCCGCACCAATTTATGCTGTCTTTGAAGGAATGGCACTTGGTGGGCTTTCTGCCATGTATGAACAACGATATCAAGGTATTACGATCCAAGCAGTTGGATTAACTTTCGGTGTTTTTCTAGTCATGATCATGATCTACCGTTTTCGAATTATTAATGTGAATGCGAAATTTAGAAAAATGGTGGTAGGAGCAACACTTGGAGTTCTGCTTGTTTATATTATTGATCTCATTATGAGTTTCTTTGGCAGCCAGTTAACTTTTATTCATGATAGTAGTCCATTGAGTATTTTCATTAGTCTGTTTGTTGTGGGTATTGCTGCTTTTAACTTTGTATTAGATTTTGATATGATCGAACAAGGATCAAAAATGGGTTTACCTAAATACATGGAATGGTATGGAGCGTTTAGCTTAATCGTTACCCTTGTCTGGCTTTACGTCGAAATTCTAGACTTACTTCGCAAATTAAAAAGATAG
- the pyrF gene encoding orotidine-5'-phosphate decarboxylase encodes MNNLSIRDRIIVALDVPTEKEALDLVARFEGELRFVKVGMELFYGAGYPIIEKLQKLGIKIFLDLKLHDIPNTVGRAAAQLTKMGVEMFNVHVAGGIQMMEEARNQIEKNLAVGQKRPLLIGVTQLTSTDEKILHEQIGIPYSMEAIVTHYAKLAKKAGLDGVVSSPLDVPKIKGACGIDFLTVTPGIRFLNGDHHDQKRITTPEQAFQFGSDYIVVGRMITEAKEPAKQLEEIVRNVEKQILN; translated from the coding sequence ATGAATAATCTTTCAATACGTGATCGAATCATTGTCGCCTTAGATGTACCAACTGAAAAAGAAGCCCTTGATCTGGTCGCTCGATTTGAAGGTGAACTTCGATTTGTAAAGGTAGGAATGGAGCTATTTTATGGTGCGGGTTATCCCATTATTGAAAAATTACAGAAATTAGGGATTAAAATCTTTCTTGATCTCAAGCTTCATGATATTCCAAATACAGTGGGAAGAGCAGCTGCTCAACTGACAAAAATGGGAGTAGAAATGTTTAATGTTCATGTGGCTGGCGGTATTCAGATGATGGAAGAAGCACGAAATCAAATAGAAAAAAACCTTGCTGTAGGACAAAAACGACCTTTACTAATTGGAGTAACCCAGCTAACAAGCACAGATGAAAAAATTCTTCATGAGCAAATTGGTATCCCTTATTCAATGGAAGCGATTGTAACACATTATGCCAAACTGGCAAAAAAAGCAGGCTTAGATGGAGTCGTAAGTTCCCCTTTAGATGTTCCCAAGATTAAAGGAGCTTGTGGAATAGATTTTCTAACGGTTACCCCAGGAATTAGGTTCCTGAATGGAGATCACCATGATCAGAAACGAATCACTACACCTGAACAAGCGTTTCAATTTGGCTCGGACTATATTGTGGTTGGGAGAATGATTACAGAAGCAAAAGAACCTGCAAAACAATTGGAAGAGATCGTTCGAAATGTAGAAAAACAAATACTGAATTAA
- a CDS encoding cyclase family protein, which translates to MKIFDISMPIHYHMPVYKNKEEKRPQLKTVQDFRTATAYESRIDMDMHTGTHIDAPLHMINGGDTIDYLDLSKVITPCKVIDLTHLEQQITREDLLGKEIEKGDFILFKTKNSYDEGFNPEFIFLEKSGAKYLAEIQIKGVGIDALGIERSQPNHETHLQLFQAGIVILEGLRLKEVEEGEYFLYAAPLYIKGAEAAPARAILIKE; encoded by the coding sequence ATGAAAATTTTTGATATTTCCATGCCCATTCATTATCACATGCCTGTGTATAAAAACAAAGAAGAAAAACGCCCGCAACTGAAAACCGTACAAGACTTTAGGACAGCAACGGCGTATGAATCGCGAATCGATATGGATATGCATACAGGAACCCATATAGATGCCCCATTGCATATGATTAATGGGGGAGATACCATTGATTATTTGGATCTATCCAAAGTCATAACCCCATGTAAAGTGATTGATTTGACTCATTTAGAGCAACAAATTACACGTGAAGATTTGCTTGGGAAAGAGATTGAAAAGGGAGATTTTATCCTTTTTAAAACAAAAAACTCCTATGATGAAGGATTTAATCCAGAATTTATTTTTCTTGAAAAAAGTGGAGCCAAATATTTAGCAGAGATACAAATTAAAGGCGTTGGTATTGATGCTCTAGGAATTGAGCGAAGTCAACCCAATCATGAGACACACCTTCAACTTTTTCAGGCTGGAATCGTGATTTTAGAGGGATTACGCTTGAAAGAAGTGGAAGAAGGAGAATATTTTCTTTATGCGGCACCCTTATATATCAAAGGTGCAGAAGCCGCTCCAGCTCGTGCCATCTTGATCAAAGAATGA
- a CDS encoding YajQ family cyclic di-GMP-binding protein, translated as MAKDASFDIVSQVDTQEVDNAVNQAKKEISQRYDFKNSKVEISLEGDQIKILADDEYKLKAVIDVLQTKLINRKVSIKNLEYGKIEDATGGTVRQMIKIKQGIESEIAKQIVKDIKNLKLKVQAQIMNDQVRVSGKSRDDLQSVIQFLRGQDYNLELQFTNYR; from the coding sequence ATGGCAAAAGATGCTTCTTTTGATATTGTTTCACAAGTAGACACGCAAGAAGTAGATAATGCAGTCAACCAAGCGAAAAAAGAGATTAGCCAACGCTACGATTTCAAAAATAGCAAAGTTGAAATCAGTTTAGAAGGAGATCAAATCAAGATCCTTGCAGACGATGAATATAAACTAAAAGCAGTGATTGACGTATTACAAACCAAATTAATTAATCGTAAAGTATCGATAAAAAACCTAGAATATGGGAAAATTGAGGATGCAACAGGTGGCACAGTACGCCAAATGATTAAAATTAAGCAAGGAATTGAAAGCGAGATTGCGAAGCAAATTGTAAAGGATATTAAAAATTTAAAACTAAAAGTGCAAGCGCAAATTATGAATGATCAAGTTCGAGTTTCTGGTAAAAGCCGTGATGATTTACAATCAGTGATTCAATTCCTACGCGGCCAAGATTACAATCTTGAACTTCAATTCACAAACTATCGTTAA
- a CDS encoding GNAT family N-acetyltransferase, which produces MLIREARIEDAFAIGKVNVDSWRTTYKGIVSDQFLADLSYEKAEKRFKEHLTIARNRCYFVAENEKKEIIGFIAGGYNRTENSDYEGEIYGIYLLKHSQRKGIGRQLVKALAQKLKELGITSVQVWALADNPYRKFYKKLGGDYIDSKLIEIGSQILKEESYGWKDIEVLL; this is translated from the coding sequence ATGCTCATTCGTGAAGCAAGAATTGAGGATGCTTTTGCGATTGGGAAAGTAAATGTGGACAGTTGGCGGACGACATACAAAGGAATTGTTTCTGATCAATTTTTAGCTGATTTATCATATGAGAAAGCGGAAAAAAGATTTAAGGAACATTTAACAATAGCAAGGAACAGATGCTATTTTGTTGCTGAAAATGAGAAGAAAGAAATTATCGGTTTCATTGCAGGAGGGTACAATCGAACGGAAAATTCAGATTATGAAGGGGAGATCTATGGGATTTATCTATTAAAACATTCCCAAAGAAAAGGAATAGGAAGGCAATTGGTAAAAGCACTTGCTCAAAAGTTAAAAGAATTAGGGATAACGTCTGTACAAGTATGGGCACTTGCCGATAATCCATATCGTAAATTCTATAAAAAGTTGGGCGGTGATTATATTGATTCTAAGTTAATAGAAATAGGGAGCCAAATATTAAAAGAAGAGAGCTACGGCTGGAAAGATATAGAGGTGCTATTATGA
- a CDS encoding DNA-3-methyladenine glycosylase I, producing the protein MNRCSWVKGDPLCIEYHDQEWGVPVHEDHKLFEFLILEGMQAGLSWMTILRKRENYRRAFDDFDPVKIKDYDEKKIKELMKNEGIIRNRKKIEAIIQNAKVFLQVQKEFGSFERYLWCFVNHKPIDNQLKDWKEVQTTSVESEKLSKDLKKRGFRFVGPTICYAYMQAIGMVNDHTIDCFRYGEVKRME; encoded by the coding sequence ATGAACCGGTGTAGTTGGGTAAAAGGAGATCCCCTTTGTATTGAATATCATGATCAGGAATGGGGAGTACCTGTCCATGAAGACCACAAGCTTTTTGAATTTCTCATTCTCGAAGGAATGCAGGCAGGTCTAAGCTGGATGACGATTTTAAGAAAAAGAGAAAATTATCGCCGAGCTTTTGATGATTTTGATCCTGTTAAAATTAAGGATTATGATGAAAAAAAGATAAAAGAATTAATGAAAAACGAAGGCATTATCAGGAATCGGAAAAAAATTGAAGCTATAATCCAAAATGCCAAAGTTTTTTTACAAGTTCAAAAAGAATTTGGCAGCTTTGAACGGTATTTATGGTGTTTTGTAAATCACAAACCGATCGATAACCAGTTAAAAGACTGGAAAGAAGTTCAAACTACTTCTGTTGAATCAGAGAAGTTAAGTAAGGATTTGAAAAAGCGGGGATTTCGATTTGTTGGGCCAACGATTTGCTATGCTTACATGCAAGCGATTGGAATGGTCAATGATCATACGATCGATTGTTTTCGTTATGGGGAAGTAAAAAGAATGGAATAG